Proteins encoded together in one Triticum dicoccoides isolate Atlit2015 ecotype Zavitan chromosome 7B, WEW_v2.0, whole genome shotgun sequence window:
- the LOC119336760 gene encoding putative methylesterase 14, chloroplastic, whose product MGNAFACMPRKEHRGAAAVSRSKRMGSARPPRGGAAKLTPAEEELLHRQALAMAIHQHLDAGGSMSRRIDAGGGSMSRRIGPGSTSSRRHGNLPDSVTNAKAVQIVLENLETKKVVLVHGEGFGAWCWYKTISLLEEAGLDPVALDLTGSGIDHTDTNSIATLKEYSKPLIDYLSKLPENEKVVLVGHSCGGASVSYALEHCPKKISKAVFLTATMVKDSQRPFDVFSEELASADVFLQESQYLLYGNGKDKPPTGLRFDKQQIKGLYFNQSPSKDIALATVSMRPIPLAPIMEKLSLTVENYGSVRRYFIQTLDDRMLSPDVQEKLVRESPPDGIFKIKGGDHCPFFSKPQSLHKILLEIVQIQAPGALLPGKAEALEEEEESAEKS is encoded by the exons ATGGGCAACGCGTTCGCGTGCATGCCGCGCAAGGAGCACCGGGGCGCGGCCGCGGTGTCGCGCAGCAAGCGCATGGGGAGCGCGCGCCCGCCGCGCGGCGGGGCGGCCAAGCTCACGCCGGCGGAGGAGGAGCTCCTGCACCGCCAGGCGCTCGCCATGGCCATCCACCAGCACCTCGACGCCGGAGGCTCCATGTCGCGCCGCATCGACgccggcggcggctccatgtcccgCCGAATCGGCCCCGGCTCCACCAGCTCCCGGCGAcacggcaacctcccggactccgtcACCAATGCCAAGGCT GTCCAAATTGTTTTAGAGAACTTAGAAACCAAGAAAGTCGTTCTTGTCCATGGGGAAGGATTTGGCGCTTGGTGTTGGTACAAGACCATCTCCCTGTTGGAGGAAGCTGGTCTCGATCCTGTTGCCTTAGACCTCACAGGCTCTGGCATAGACCACACTGATACAAACAGCATAGCTACATTGAAAGAGTactccaagccactaattgattacCTCAGTAAACTCCCTGAGAACGAGAAG GTAGTTTTGGTCGGTCATAGTTGTGGAGGTGCAAGTGTGTCATATGCCCTAGAACACTGCCCAAAGAAGATCTCCAAGGCCGTATTCCTTACCGCCACAATGGTAAAGGATAGCCAGAGGCCCTTCGACgtgttctctgaagag CTCGCGTCGGCAGATGTTTTCTTGCAAGAATCACAGTATTTACTTTACGGAAATGGGAAGGACAAGCCTCCAACTGGGCTCAGGTTTGACAAACAGCAGATCAAGGGGTTATATTTCAACCAAAGTCCTTCCAAG GATATCGCACTGGCCACCGTGTCCATGAGACCGATCCCTTTAGCCCCGATCATGGAGAAGCTCTCCCTCACGGTGGAGAACTATGGCAGCGTCCGCCGCTACTTCATCCAGACGCTGGACGACCGGATGCTGTCGCCCGACGTCCAGGAGAAGCTGGTCCGGGAGAGCCCGCCTGACGGCATCTTCAAGATAAAGGGCGGCGACCACTgccccttcttctcaaagccgcaGTCCCTCCACAAGATCCTGCTCGAGATCGTGCAGATCCAGGCTCCGGGGGCGTTGCTCCCGGGCAAAGCAGAGGCcctagaagaagaggaggagagcgCCGAGAAATCATGA